CACATTGAAAAGAGTGGGGTTTCCCCCACCCTTCGTAGCCATTATTTATTTAATTATTGTTGGTAAGAACCGCTCATTTGTTGTTGAGCAAAAGAAACTAAACGTTTAGTGATTTCACCACCAACTGAACCGTTAGCGCGTGAAGTTGTTTCTGGTCCTAAGTTAACACCAAATTCAGAAGCGATTTCATACTTCATTTGATCGATAGCTTGTGCAGCACCAGGTACAACTAGTTGGTTTGAGCTATTAGATCCACTGTTTTGTGCCATGTGTATCACCTCCTTGTGAGTATAGAATGTGTAAATACACATGGCTTCATTCATTATTTCAGTTGGTAATTCTTCACAAATAAGTGAAGTTTACAACACTAAAACTATAGTCTAAATTTTAAAATAAAGATTCAAAATCAGCTTCTTTCTCTTTTGCAATAGTTAATACTTCTATGTTAGAAACGGCTTCATCTACAAGTTCATCAAAATCAACGAAGCTTTCAAATCTAGATACTTTTTCTACCTTAGGTCTTGTTTTAGGATTTGCTGGAGTGAAAATTGTACAACAATCCTCATATGGACGGATAGAGATATCATGTGTTCCAATTTCTTTTGCAATTGAAATGATTTCTGTCTTATCCATTGTAATCAATGGTCTTAAAATAGGTGTATTTGTTACATCGTTGATCGCAACCATGCTTTCCAATGTTTGACTAGCCACTTGTCCAAGACTTTCTCCAGTAATTAACGCCAAGCCCTGTTGTTTTTCGCGAAGCTTGTCAGCTATTTTTAGCATCATTCTTCTTGTTGACGTCATTGTATAATTTTCTGGTACCTGCTCTTGAATTTTTTCTTGAATCTTTGTAAACGGCACAATATGTAAAGTAATTTTCCCCCCAAAGGAAGTTAGCTCTCTTGTTAAATCAATTACTTTTTGTTTAGCACGGTCACTCGTGTATGGGGGACTGAAGAAGTGAATAACCTCAAGCTCAACCCCTCTTTTTAATGAAAGAAAACCAGCAACTGGACTATCTATACCTCCTGATAGCAAAAGGACCGCTTTTCCACCAGATCCAACTGGTAACCCCCCTGCTCCTTTATAGTCAAAACATGTTATATAGGTTGCTTCAGATCGTACTTCAACGCGAACATTAATCATTGGATTTTTAACATCAACGGTTAAGTCATTTGTATTAACTAAAATATGACTTCCTACTTGATAATTTAACTCATTAGTATCAAGAGGAAATTGCTTATCTGCCCGCTTAGCCGTTACTTTAAAAGTATCATTAGGCTGGTATAGACTTTCGATCGCTTTTAATGCCATTTCCTTAATATGTGATATCTCACTTTTACATTTAATTGCTAAACTAAATGATTGAATTCCGAATATAAGTTTAAGCTTTTCAACTATTTCCTCGTGTTTTTCTCCATTTAAATGCAGATAGAGTCGATCTCTTGTTGCTTCATATGTTAAGTTTGGAAAATCCATTAAAACTTCTCTAATATTTCTTTTTAATCGATCAACAAACTTTCTTCGATTTCTCCCTTTAGTAGATATTTCCCCAAAACGAATTAATATGTGATCAAATTCCATATATCCTACCTCATTACCTTGGTTAATTTTTCCTTACCTTTTAATAGCACTTTAATAAACGGTTCGATGATTTCTTCATTATCATCTAACGATAAACTGACTCTTATTGCAGATTTGGCAATACTGTCATGTTTTCCCATTACTAAAAGAGCCTTGCTCATCTTTTTATCTCTTGAAGAACATGCAGATGTAGTTGAAACATAAATATTGTTTTCTCCAAGAAAATGAATGAGTACTTCAGCTTTTAAGCCTGGTACTGAGAAATTTAGTATATGTGGTGCAGAATGATTTCGTGGAGTATTTATCTCAACACCATCTATTTTTGATAATTCAAGCATAAGTTTATCTCGTGTAATTTTTACTTGTTTTAGTTGTTTTCCTGCTTTTTCTGTTGACAGCCTTAGAGCCTTTGCCAAAGCTACATTTCCAGCAAGACTTTCCGTTCCAGATCTAACATTGAGTTCTTGTGCACCACCAGAAAAAAGTGGAGCAAGTTCTACACCTTTGCGTACAAATAAAACACCTGTTCCATTCAAGCTATGAAATTTATGTCCTGAGATTGTACATAAATCAATTTTAGCTTTATTAAAATCAAGTGGGACCTTTGTTATTCCTTGAACATGATCAACATGAAAAAGCGCATTTGAATATTCTTTTATCATATGACCAATTTCTTCAATTGGCTGAATGGTGCCAATTTCATTATGAACATGCATAATAGAAACCAAAATGGTATCTTTTCTTAACGCCTTCTTAACATCTTCGGAAGAAACTCTACCATTCTGATCAACAGGAAGGTATGTCACGTTAAAGTTATGTACCTCCTCTAGTTGTTTAAATGATTCCAACACTGACGGATGCTCGATAGCAGATGTTATAAGATGTTTTCCTTTATGATTAGTAGAAAAAGCTGCTCCTTTTATAGCAAGATTGTTTCCTTCTGTACCACCCGAAGTAAAAATTATCTCTTCCGGTAAAACTCCTAGCAGTCCGGCAACCTGTTGTCTGGATTGACTTAACAATCTTTCTGCTTCACTACCAAGCTTATGAATGGAAGAAGGATTTGCAAAGTAATCTTTGGCAACTTTCATATAAGTTGCCAAAACTTCATCATATGGTTTTGTTGTGGCACTGTTGTCTAAATACAACATTTTGCTTCCTCCAAATTGCTATGTTTATATGTTAATTTTATAAATGAGTTGAATTCATAATAAATGATTCAAGCAATTAGTTTTATCAATGTGTAATCATAACATATTGAGACTGCAAAGAAAAACAATTCAACAATTACGTAATCGTTCGCATTTCCTAAATAAAAAAATGATAGGAAGAACTAAGTTCCACTATTTCGAAACTTGGTTCCTCTTATCATTTTACTTATAGGATATTGTTTTATCTTGTTCATCTATTAGTTCCCGAATTTTTTCGAAGGAACCAGGTTCTACTTGCTCTAGTGCTGCAGCTGCAACGTTTAAAGCCTCATTGTAATCATTATGTCTAAACAATTCTTCAGCCTGCTTAAATTTTGTCGCAAGTTGCTGATTACGGCTTCGATATC
This genomic stretch from Metabacillus sp. B2-18 harbors:
- a CDS encoding alpha/beta-type small acid-soluble spore protein, giving the protein MAQNSGSNSSNQLVVPGAAQAIDQMKYEIASEFGVNLGPETTSRANGSVGGEITKRLVSFAQQQMSGSYQQ
- the thiI gene encoding tRNA uracil 4-sulfurtransferase ThiI, with translation MEFDHILIRFGEISTKGRNRRKFVDRLKRNIREVLMDFPNLTYEATRDRLYLHLNGEKHEEIVEKLKLIFGIQSFSLAIKCKSEISHIKEMALKAIESLYQPNDTFKVTAKRADKQFPLDTNELNYQVGSHILVNTNDLTVDVKNPMINVRVEVRSEATYITCFDYKGAGGLPVGSGGKAVLLLSGGIDSPVAGFLSLKRGVELEVIHFFSPPYTSDRAKQKVIDLTRELTSFGGKITLHIVPFTKIQEKIQEQVPENYTMTSTRRMMLKIADKLREKQQGLALITGESLGQVASQTLESMVAINDVTNTPILRPLITMDKTEIISIAKEIGTHDISIRPYEDCCTIFTPANPKTRPKVEKVSRFESFVDFDELVDEAVSNIEVLTIAKEKEADFESLF
- a CDS encoding cysteine desulfurase family protein; the protein is MLYLDNSATTKPYDEVLATYMKVAKDYFANPSSIHKLGSEAERLLSQSRQQVAGLLGVLPEEIIFTSGGTEGNNLAIKGAAFSTNHKGKHLITSAIEHPSVLESFKQLEEVHNFNVTYLPVDQNGRVSSEDVKKALRKDTILVSIMHVHNEIGTIQPIEEIGHMIKEYSNALFHVDHVQGITKVPLDFNKAKIDLCTISGHKFHSLNGTGVLFVRKGVELAPLFSGGAQELNVRSGTESLAGNVALAKALRLSTEKAGKQLKQVKITRDKLMLELSKIDGVEINTPRNHSAPHILNFSVPGLKAEVLIHFLGENNIYVSTTSACSSRDKKMSKALLVMGKHDSIAKSAIRVSLSLDDNEEIIEPFIKVLLKGKEKLTKVMR